A section of the Humulus lupulus chromosome 2, drHumLupu1.1, whole genome shotgun sequence genome encodes:
- the LOC133819710 gene encoding 3-oxo-Delta(4,5)-steroid 5-beta-reductase, translating to MSWWWAGAIGAAKKKFEEDEQPRSYQSVGLVIGVTGIVGNSLAEILPLSDTPGGPWKVYGVGRRPRPNWNADHPIEYIQCDVSDPEDTNTKLSGLTDVTHIFYVTWASRATEADNCEVNGAMFRNVLQVLIPNAPNLSHICLQTGLKHYIGPFEAHGNIEFHEPPFTEDMPRLKVPNFYYTLEDVLYEEVEKKESLSWSVHRPSVIFGFSPYSLMNLIGTLCVYAAICKHEGRPLRFPGSKAAWECYSMASDADLIAEQQIWAAVDPYAKNEAFNCSNGDVFKWKHFWKVLAEQFGIEEYGFEEGVSFKLTELMKDKGPVWEEIVKENQLEPTKLEEVGVWWFADLMLGYESQLDSMNKSKEHGFLGFRNSRNSFISWIDKMKAYKIVP from the exons ATGAGCTGGTGGTGGGCTGGAGCTATTGGCGCTGCTAAG AAAAAGTTTGAAGAAGATGAACAACCCAGAAGCTACCAGAGCGTGGGACTGGTAATTGGCGTGACGGGGATAGTAGGCAACAGCCTGGCTGAAATCCTCCCACTCTCAGACACACCTGGCGGCCCCTGGAAGGTTTATGGGGTGGGAAGACGCCCACGTCCGAACTGGAATGCTGACCATCCAATTGAATACATTCAATGTGATGTCTCAGATCCTGAAGACACCAATACAAAGCTTTCTGGACTGACTGATGTTACACACATATTCTATGTCACTTGGGCCAGCCGAGCCACTGAAGCTGATAACTGTGAAGTCAATGGTGCCATGTTTCGCAACGTGCTGCAAGTCCTGATTCCAAATGCCCCAAATCTCAGCCACATTTGCCTCCAAACTGGGCTCAAACATTACATAGGCCCTTTTGAGGCCCATGGTAACATTGAGTTCCATGAACCACCTTTCACAGAGGATATGCCCCGTTTGAAAGTTCCCAACTTCTACTACACTCTGGAAGATGTTCTGTATGAAGAGGTTGAGAAAAAGGAGAGTTTGTCCTGGTCCGTGCACCGTCCCAGCGTGATTTTCGGGTTTTCCCCTTACAGCTTGATGAACTTAATTGGCACACTTTGTGTGTATGCGGCTATATGCAAGCACGAGGGGCGTCCACTGAGATTCCCTGGAAGCAAAGCGGCTTGGGAGTGTTACTCAATGGCTTCAGATGCAGATTTGATTGCAGAGCAACAAATATGGGCTGCAGTGGACCCATATGCGAAGAATGAAGCCTTTAACTGTAGCAATGGGGATGTGTTCAAGTGGAAGCATTTCTGGAAAGTTTTAGCCGAGCAGTTTGGGATTGAAGAATATGGATTCGAGGAGGGTGTGAGTTTTAAGTTGACAGAGTTGATGAAGGACAAAGGTCCTGTATGGGAGGAGATTGTGAAGGAGAATCAGCTAGAGCCCACCAAGTTAGAAGAGGTGGGTGTTTGGTGGTTTGCTGATCTCATGTTGGGGTATGAATCTCAGTTGGACAGCATGAACAAGAGTAAGGAGCATGGCTTTTTAGGTTTCAGGAATTCCAGGAACTCTTTTATCTCTTGGATTGACAAGATGAAAGCCTACAAAATTGTGCCTTGA